A stretch of Dysidea avara chromosome 5, odDysAvar1.4, whole genome shotgun sequence DNA encodes these proteins:
- the LOC136256647 gene encoding uncharacterized protein → MAEAAAKKQTQKKIDDKYIENIMKRVPKSLLELQKFVVPKISSCWDDIATQLHFTKEQINEIDKNIKPTRVEECCKEMLLKWKEQTKEASADTLIEAIEEAENAAYADELRKEVEKKVDILSDEYLKANVTRRIATVWETVGLYLKIHSDDLSTIKQLTNPSGDKCRQMLLIWLKRNQADASKSPTWKNMYKAMCSLDMIRPAEILQEELLQKYPNIN, encoded by the exons AGAACATCATGAAAAGAGTTCCAAAAAGTCTACTGGAGCTGCAAAAGTTTGTTGTTCCCAAGATTTCATCTTGTTGGGATGATATTGCTACTCAACTGCATTTTACTAAGGAGCAGATTAATGAAATTGATAAAAACATTAAGCCAACACGTGTAGAAGAATGCTGCAAGGAGATGTTGCTCAAGTGGAAGGAGCAAACTAAGGAAGCTAGCGCTGATACACTAATTGAGGCTATTGAGGAGGCAGAAAATGCTGCTTATGCTGATGAGCTACGTAAAG AGGTGGAAAAAAAAGTGGATATCTTAAGTGATGAATACCTCAAAGCCAATGTGACTAGGAGGATAGCTACTGTTTGGGAAACTGTAGGCCTATATCTTAAAATTCATTCTGATGATTTAAGTACCATCAAGCAATTGACAAATCCAAGTGGAGATAAATGCCGTCAAATGCTACTTATCTGGCTAAAAAGGAATCAAGCTGATGCTTCTAAAAGTCCAACTTGGAAGAATATGTATAAAGCAATGTGTTCACTGGATATGATACGTCCAGCAGAGATACTACAAGAAGAACTACTTCAGAAATACCCTAATATTAATTAA